From Aquificota bacterium, one genomic window encodes:
- the infB gene encoding translation initiation factor IF-2 — protein sequence MGKLRVQDVAKELGVPVKKIREVLKEWGIEKGNFAYLDEEELQIVYDNLLPSKEKPAESMEKPIEDVSLVEVKEPEVKAESLQAIEAPKEEKLPKEQKPKFQKPQEQKTKHFVKETTGVKKERPYEKEKPRRTEERRPFPPRIPSPPPVPPPRDQKVEEKPQKPQPPKEKEKQSKGEEQILKKLEQQIKKEKREEREEEIKIVQIPEVVTVRELAELMKVPPNQVMAELLKRGILATINQTVPAEVALQVAEALGFLAEIKREEIKEEEEEEVVEEGGEPRPPVVVVMGHVDHGKTTLLDTIRKTRVAEREKGGITQHIGASVVEMPDGRKITFLDTPGHEAFTSLRARGAQVTDIAVLVVAADDGVMPQTVEAINHAKAFNVPIIVAVNKIDKPDADPLKVRRELSELGLIPEEWGGDTIFVDVSAKTGQNVDTLLEYILLLADILELKANPNKPARGTIIESKLDKQRGVVATVLVQEGTLKVGDVFVAGTTYGRVRAMFDDKGRRVNSAGPSIPVEVLGFEELPMAGDQLKVVEDEKKARQIAEQRKLKKEQMEKVSKGFVLEEVFKKIQEGELKELRLIVKADTVGSLEALKKSFSELSTPEVSVRIIHGDVGGITENDVMLAKASGAIIIGFNTRPDVKARETAEAEKVDIRLYSIIYEAIEDVKKALRGMLKPVEREVVHGSAEVRATFKIKGVGTVAGCYVLDGKILRNAKARLIRDGVVIFDGKIESLKRFKEDVQEVAKGFECGIKLKDYNDVKVGDIIECYEVKLEKPQ from the coding sequence ATGGGAAAATTGAGAGTTCAAGATGTGGCAAAAGAGCTGGGTGTGCCAGTAAAGAAGATAAGGGAAGTGCTTAAGGAATGGGGTATAGAAAAGGGCAACTTTGCTTACCTTGATGAAGAGGAGCTTCAAATAGTGTATGATAATCTTCTACCTTCAAAGGAGAAGCCTGCAGAATCAATGGAAAAACCTATAGAGGATGTTAGCTTGGTGGAGGTTAAAGAACCGGAAGTTAAGGCTGAAAGCCTTCAAGCCATAGAAGCTCCAAAGGAAGAAAAGCTACCGAAAGAACAAAAACCTAAGTTTCAAAAACCACAAGAACAAAAAACCAAACATTTTGTAAAGGAGACAACTGGGGTGAAAAAAGAAAGACCTTATGAGAAAGAAAAACCACGTAGAACAGAGGAAAGGAGACCCTTCCCTCCAAGGATACCTTCTCCACCACCCGTGCCACCACCACGCGACCAAAAGGTAGAAGAAAAGCCACAAAAACCGCAACCACCCAAAGAAAAGGAAAAGCAGAGCAAAGGAGAAGAGCAAATCCTGAAGAAATTAGAACAACAGATAAAGAAGGAAAAAAGAGAAGAAAGGGAAGAAGAAATTAAGATAGTGCAAATACCGGAAGTGGTAACTGTTAGAGAACTTGCAGAACTAATGAAGGTTCCACCCAATCAAGTAATGGCAGAGCTTCTCAAAAGAGGAATATTGGCAACGATAAATCAAACGGTGCCTGCAGAGGTTGCCCTACAAGTGGCAGAAGCCTTGGGCTTTCTTGCTGAGATAAAAAGGGAAGAAATAAAAGAAGAAGAGGAAGAAGAAGTAGTGGAAGAAGGTGGTGAACCCAGGCCTCCCGTGGTTGTGGTAATGGGCCATGTGGACCATGGAAAAACTACTTTGTTGGACACCATAAGGAAAACGAGGGTGGCAGAAAGGGAAAAAGGTGGTATAACTCAGCATATTGGTGCCTCTGTGGTAGAAATGCCCGATGGAAGGAAGATAACCTTCCTTGACACACCTGGCCATGAGGCCTTTACCTCCTTGAGGGCAAGGGGCGCGCAGGTTACAGATATTGCCGTGCTTGTGGTAGCTGCCGATGACGGCGTTATGCCCCAAACGGTGGAGGCCATAAACCATGCCAAAGCCTTTAACGTTCCAATTATTGTAGCGGTAAATAAAATAGACAAGCCTGATGCAGACCCGCTTAAGGTGAGAAGAGAACTCTCCGAGCTTGGGCTTATCCCAGAGGAATGGGGTGGTGATACAATCTTTGTGGATGTCTCTGCAAAAACTGGCCAAAACGTGGATACACTTCTTGAATACATACTCCTCCTTGCAGATATCCTTGAACTAAAAGCCAATCCTAACAAGCCTGCAAGGGGAACCATAATAGAGTCCAAGCTTGATAAACAAAGGGGTGTGGTTGCTACCGTCTTGGTGCAGGAAGGCACTCTAAAAGTGGGAGATGTGTTTGTAGCTGGGACCACCTACGGTAGGGTAAGGGCGATGTTTGATGACAAAGGCAGAAGGGTCAATTCGGCTGGTCCTTCCATTCCCGTTGAAGTGCTTGGCTTTGAAGAGCTTCCTATGGCTGGAGACCAGTTAAAGGTAGTGGAAGATGAAAAGAAGGCAAGGCAGATAGCTGAGCAAAGAAAACTCAAAAAAGAACAGATGGAAAAAGTCTCAAAAGGCTTTGTGTTGGAAGAGGTTTTCAAAAAGATACAAGAGGGAGAATTAAAAGAGCTAAGGCTTATAGTAAAGGCAGACACGGTTGGGTCCTTAGAAGCTCTTAAAAAATCCTTTAGTGAACTTTCCACTCCGGAGGTCTCCGTTAGAATAATCCACGGCGATGTGGGTGGTATAACAGAAAACGATGTAATGCTGGCAAAGGCAAGCGGTGCCATAATAATAGGCTTTAACACAAGGCCCGACGTAAAGGCAAGAGAGACTGCAGAGGCAGAAAAGGTAGATATAAGGCTTTATAGCATCATATACGAGGCTATAGAGGATGTAAAGAAGGCCCTACGGGGTATGCTAAAGCCTGTAGAAAGGGAAGTGGTGCATGGCTCTGCGGAGGTTAGGGCTACCTTTAAGATAAAGGGTGTGGGAACTGTAGCAGGTTGTTATGTGTTGGATGGAAAGATTTTAAGGAACGCCAAAGCAAGGCTCATAAGGGATGGTGTGGTCATCTTTGATGGCAAGATAGAGAGCTTAAAAAGGTTCAAAGAGGATGTGCAAGAGGTTGCCAAGGGATTTGAGTGCGGTATAAAGCTGAAAGACTACAACGACGTAAAGGTGGGTGATATTATAGAATGCTACGAAGTGAAGTTAGAAAAGCCTCAATAA
- a CDS encoding 7-carboxy-7-deazaguanine synthase QueE, with protein MLRSEVRKASISINEVYPSIQGEGLLVGLPSLFIRVQGCNLRCPWCDQPSALPFKNPSTSLEDLISLVETYPHKHIVITGGEPFTEVSLPDLVKELLKMGKSVQIETNGTLWQEELEDVAENIHITCSPKAVAGWYVHQKIRKYAKELKFVVDENLNLDVLLAFEDFLKRSCVVLQPESNKAQFLEKALDLQNKLLHLGYEVRVLPQVHKLLGLK; from the coding sequence ATGCTACGAAGTGAAGTTAGAAAAGCCTCAATAAGCATAAATGAGGTTTATCCAAGCATACAGGGGGAAGGCCTTTTGGTGGGCCTTCCCAGCCTCTTTATAAGAGTTCAAGGCTGTAATTTACGGTGTCCATGGTGCGACCAACCTTCTGCTTTGCCCTTTAAAAACCCATCCACAAGCCTTGAAGACCTTATAAGCCTTGTGGAAACCTATCCTCACAAGCACATAGTTATAACCGGTGGTGAGCCTTTTACAGAAGTTAGCTTACCTGACCTTGTAAAAGAGTTGTTAAAAATGGGAAAATCTGTGCAGATAGAAACCAACGGAACCCTATGGCAGGAAGAGCTTGAGGATGTGGCGGAAAATATACATATAACCTGTTCTCCAAAGGCTGTAGCAGGTTGGTATGTGCATCAAAAAATAAGAAAGTATGCAAAAGAGCTTAAGTTTGTGGTGGATGAGAATCTAAACCTTGATGTGCTACTTGCCTTTGAAGATTTTCTCAAAAGGTCCTGTGTGGTGCTTCAACCAGAGAGCAATAAGGCCCAGTTCCTTGAGAAGGCTTTAGATTTACAAAATAAGCTTTTGCACCTTGGCTATGAAGTTAGGGTTCTGCCCCAGGTGCATAAGCTTCTTGGGCTGAAGTAA
- a CDS encoding N-acetylmuramoyl-L-alanine amidase, whose protein sequence is MFLRILVIFSLFFSLAFSQTALVRVGKYSDKERIVLQLDKKVDYKVLTLENPKRIVVDIMEDVKVSLPKDIQARVGRHPWGTRVVIEKNFDEVKAFSLQEPFRIVLDVYLPKATGEPVAKKDGEDELLEIIDPSFIRVLRYTEKTKDQARVINEVRKSQVITQRRVIVIDPGHGGHDPGAIGYMNIREKDVVLAIGKKLAKFLEEDGRFKVIMTRKDDTFIPLQERSKIALSNRADLLISIHADAHPQKLPYARGTTVFAISSEAAQKKRQSIVNNDQYAKLVLGRADIPTQAKVVLADLAMDVTLNESVVFGSKLAKVIRRELGRDVHFRGIQRAGFAVLKTPGIPSVLVEVGFMTNPEEALMMSSEEFQESFARALYLTIVDYFFPSSQKVTSAQEAYAPGAEP, encoded by the coding sequence ATGTTCCTGAGGATTTTGGTAATTTTTAGCCTGTTTTTTAGCTTGGCTTTTTCTCAAACAGCCTTGGTTAGGGTAGGTAAGTACAGCGACAAGGAGCGTATAGTCCTTCAATTGGATAAGAAGGTGGATTACAAAGTGCTTACCCTTGAAAACCCAAAGAGAATCGTGGTAGATATTATGGAAGATGTCAAAGTAAGTCTTCCAAAAGATATACAGGCGAGGGTGGGTAGGCACCCATGGGGCACAAGGGTTGTTATTGAGAAAAACTTTGATGAAGTAAAAGCCTTCTCCCTTCAAGAACCCTTTAGAATAGTGTTGGATGTTTACCTTCCAAAAGCTACGGGTGAGCCTGTGGCAAAAAAGGATGGAGAAGATGAGCTTTTGGAAATAATAGACCCAAGCTTTATAAGGGTCTTGAGATACACAGAGAAAACAAAAGACCAGGCAAGGGTGATAAACGAAGTAAGAAAAAGCCAGGTGATAACACAGAGAAGGGTTATAGTTATTGACCCGGGACATGGAGGACATGACCCAGGGGCCATTGGTTATATGAACATTAGGGAAAAGGATGTGGTTCTGGCCATAGGCAAAAAGCTTGCAAAGTTCCTTGAAGAGGATGGAAGGTTTAAGGTTATAATGACGCGCAAAGATGATACTTTTATACCCCTTCAAGAGAGGTCTAAGATAGCCCTAAGCAATAGGGCGGACCTACTCATAAGCATACATGCAGATGCCCATCCTCAAAAGCTACCATACGCCAGAGGCACCACCGTATTTGCCATATCTTCAGAAGCAGCGCAGAAAAAACGCCAGAGTATAGTAAATAACGATCAGTATGCCAAGCTTGTTCTGGGAAGGGCAGATATACCAACGCAAGCAAAGGTGGTCCTTGCAGACCTTGCTATGGATGTGACCTTGAACGAAAGCGTAGTGTTTGGGAGTAAGCTGGCAAAGGTTATAAGAAGAGAGCTTGGAAGGGATGTGCATTTTAGGGGTATTCAAAGGGCTGGGTTTGCAGTGTTAAAAACACCCGGCATACCGTCGGTTTTGGTAGAGGTGGGCTTTATGACAAACCCAGAGGAAGCTCTTATGATGTCAAGTGAAGAGTTTCAAGAGAGTTTTGCAAGAGCTTTATACCTTACCATAGTGGATTACTTCTTCCCAAGCTCCCAAAAGGTTACTTCAGCCCAAGAAGCTTATGCACCTGGGGCAGAACCCTAA
- a CDS encoding ATP-binding protein — protein sequence MRVGIVLGTKPISPLEFWIGVEEGQVVQLDDVLYVESKIGNTPVKYYGIVSEVHKFLEGAEFVYDAHLVTKGLIPVNIAYVAKLNITRIEPEIFAPPSPGDGVYMAKGEEFDRALYYDQMKEKIPAGLDRNGNVVYVNYHFINGVEGAHVSISGMSGIATKTSYALFLLYSILEKARDKDRVHGIIFNVKGKDLLWLDKRSKVLDEESKELYKRMGLRPEPFKNVKFYVPPSPDNINIPDCERLDEKVVPFYWSMREFAEEGLIRFMFTEGEEGISNIHYVMDRVANRLYYLAQNSPEGRLLDGLGRDIDSLKTLEKRLEEAIRDKEQDKNSELYRSWFGEAQIQTVQAFFRRFSRACDYINRFIGEDSNPPNWRENRLSVIDISGLHSIAKMFVVGAILKKVFRQKENIGKPDPKVFVVLDELNKYAPKDGWSPIKDVVLDIAERGRSLGVILIGAQQTASEVEKRVIANSALKVLGRMDSSEVLGKEYEYLTGNFRQRAIMLKKGTMILYQPDIPNPMIIRFPKPAWATRPSEVEEEVYVPEDFGNF from the coding sequence ATGAGGGTGGGAATAGTTCTTGGTACAAAGCCCATTAGCCCTTTGGAGTTTTGGATAGGGGTAGAGGAGGGTCAAGTGGTTCAACTGGACGATGTGCTTTACGTAGAAAGTAAAATAGGAAATACACCTGTTAAATACTATGGTATCGTTAGTGAAGTGCATAAGTTCCTTGAGGGAGCTGAGTTTGTTTATGATGCCCACCTTGTAACAAAAGGTCTAATACCCGTAAACATTGCCTACGTTGCTAAGCTAAACATAACGAGGATAGAACCAGAGATTTTTGCACCGCCATCGCCCGGAGATGGTGTTTATATGGCCAAAGGTGAGGAGTTTGATAGGGCGCTCTATTACGACCAGATGAAGGAAAAGATCCCAGCCGGTCTTGACAGGAACGGCAATGTGGTTTATGTAAACTATCACTTTATAAACGGCGTGGAAGGGGCGCACGTAAGCATATCTGGCATGTCCGGCATAGCTACAAAAACTTCTTACGCCCTTTTCCTTCTTTATTCCATACTGGAAAAGGCGAGGGACAAGGACAGAGTGCATGGGATAATCTTTAACGTAAAAGGGAAGGACCTTCTTTGGCTTGACAAGAGAAGCAAGGTGCTTGATGAGGAAAGCAAGGAACTATACAAAAGGATGGGCTTAAGGCCCGAACCTTTTAAAAACGTCAAGTTTTATGTGCCTCCTTCTCCAGACAACATAAACATACCCGATTGTGAAAGGTTGGATGAAAAAGTAGTGCCATTTTATTGGAGTATGAGGGAGTTTGCAGAGGAAGGGCTAATAAGGTTTATGTTTACAGAGGGGGAAGAGGGTATATCAAACATACACTATGTTATGGACAGGGTGGCCAACAGGCTCTATTACCTTGCACAAAATAGCCCAGAGGGCCGTCTTTTGGATGGTCTTGGAAGGGACATAGACAGCTTAAAGACTCTTGAGAAAAGGCTTGAGGAAGCTATAAGGGATAAGGAGCAGGATAAAAACTCAGAGCTTTATAGAAGCTGGTTTGGCGAAGCCCAAATACAAACAGTGCAAGCTTTTTTTAGAAGGTTTAGTAGAGCCTGTGATTATATAAACAGGTTTATAGGTGAGGATTCAAACCCACCCAACTGGCGAGAAAACAGGCTTTCTGTGATAGATATAAGTGGTCTTCATAGCATAGCCAAGATGTTTGTGGTAGGCGCCATATTAAAGAAGGTATTCAGACAAAAGGAAAACATAGGAAAGCCCGATCCTAAGGTTTTTGTGGTTCTTGACGAACTTAATAAGTATGCACCCAAGGATGGGTGGAGTCCCATAAAGGATGTGGTTTTGGACATTGCAGAAAGGGGTAGGAGCTTGGGGGTGATCCTAATAGGCGCCCAGCAGACTGCCAGCGAGGTGGAAAAAAGGGTTATAGCCAACTCTGCCCTAAAGGTGCTTGGTAGGATGGACTCCAGCGAGGTGCTTGGAAAGGAATATGAATATCTGACAGGAAACTTCCGCCAGAGGGCCATAATGCTAAAGAAAGGCACCATGATACTTTACCAGCCGGACATTCCAAACCCTATGATAATTAGGTTTCCAAAGCCCGCATGGGCAACAAGACCTTCTGAGGTAGAGGAGGAGGTTTATGTTCCTGAGGATTTTGGTAATTTTTAG
- the hemB gene encoding porphobilinogen synthase, whose protein sequence is MEFPKLRPRRLRKNENIRRLVRETKLSLDDLIYPIFVRYGEGIVEEVPSMPGVYRYSLDKVVDAVKEVRDLGIPAIILFGIPEHKDEVGSDTWSDEGIIQRALRLIKKEVPDMYVITDVCFCEYTSHGHCGVLCEGDVHNDLTLENLKKQAISHARNGADMLAPSGMMDGMVKAIREALDSSGFENIPIMAYSAKYASAFYGPFRDIAESAPAFGDRRSYQMDPANSREALKEVLLDVQEGADIIMVKPALAYLDIIAKVKEATLLPVCAYNVSGEYAMIKAGGRLGWIDEKRVMIETLLSIKRAGADMIITYFAKDVAKLINKGEIG, encoded by the coding sequence ATGGAATTTCCTAAGCTAAGGCCAAGAAGGCTAAGAAAGAATGAAAATATAAGAAGGCTTGTGAGAGAAACAAAGCTAAGCCTTGATGACCTTATCTACCCCATCTTTGTGCGATACGGTGAGGGCATAGTGGAAGAGGTGCCAAGCATGCCGGGAGTCTACCGGTATAGCCTTGACAAGGTGGTGGATGCTGTAAAAGAAGTAAGAGACCTTGGCATACCAGCCATAATCCTCTTTGGCATACCAGAACACAAGGATGAGGTGGGCTCTGACACTTGGAGTGATGAAGGGATAATACAGAGGGCTTTGAGGCTTATAAAAAAGGAAGTGCCGGATATGTATGTTATAACCGATGTTTGCTTTTGTGAATACACTTCTCATGGCCATTGTGGAGTGCTTTGTGAGGGAGATGTGCATAACGACCTTACCCTTGAAAACCTAAAAAAACAGGCTATTTCCCATGCAAGGAACGGAGCTGACATGCTGGCGCCCTCTGGCATGATGGATGGTATGGTTAAGGCCATAAGGGAAGCCCTTGATTCCTCTGGCTTTGAAAACATACCCATAATGGCTTACTCGGCCAAGTATGCTTCAGCCTTTTATGGTCCTTTTAGAGATATTGCGGAGTCTGCTCCTGCCTTTGGAGATAGAAGAAGCTACCAGATGGACCCAGCCAATTCAAGGGAGGCGTTAAAGGAGGTGCTTTTGGATGTGCAAGAGGGTGCGGACATAATCATGGTAAAGCCTGCCCTTGCCTACTTGGATATAATAGCCAAGGTAAAAGAGGCTACCTTGCTTCCTGTGTGCGCTTACAATGTAAGCGGTGAGTATGCCATGATAAAGGCAGGGGGAAGGCTTGGATGGATAGACGAGAAAAGGGTGATGATAGAGACCCTTTTGTCCATAAAGCGCGCGGGCGCAGATATGATAATCACATACTTTGCCAAGGATGTGGCAAAACTTATAAATAAAGGAGAGATAGGATGA
- the hemC gene encoding hydroxymethylbilane synthase: MHLRIGTRKSKLALWQANFVKEKLEERGHTVELVLITTTGDKILDAPLAKIGGKGLFVKEIEEALLRGNIDLAVHSLKDVPMVLPEGLTLGAITERENPFDVLLSRDGKSLEELPIGAVVGTSSLRRQVQIKRRRPDLRVEILRGNVDTRIRKMEEGLYDAIVLAYAGVKRMGLEGRITQILGDFIPAVGQGSLAIEIREGDERVRSAIDFLDHRESRLRAECERAFLRELHGGCQVPIGAYAWVEGNTLKLKAFISDLKGERFIEGYEEGRPEEAQEIGKRLAKRLLESGGEEILRDIYQT, from the coding sequence ATGCACCTGCGCATAGGCACAAGGAAGAGCAAGCTTGCCCTATGGCAGGCAAACTTTGTAAAGGAAAAGCTGGAAGAGAGGGGCCACACTGTAGAGCTTGTCCTTATCACCACCACAGGGGACAAAATACTGGATGCACCTCTGGCAAAGATAGGTGGGAAGGGCCTTTTTGTAAAGGAGATAGAGGAAGCTCTGCTAAGAGGAAATATAGACTTGGCGGTGCATTCTTTGAAGGATGTGCCTATGGTCCTGCCAGAGGGCCTCACCTTGGGAGCCATAACGGAAAGGGAAAACCCCTTTGACGTGCTTTTATCAAGGGATGGCAAAAGCCTGGAAGAGCTTCCCATCGGTGCGGTAGTGGGCACCTCATCCCTAAGAAGGCAGGTGCAGATAAAAAGGAGAAGGCCAGACCTAAGGGTAGAGATCCTTCGTGGAAATGTGGACACAAGGATAAGAAAGATGGAAGAGGGTCTTTATGATGCCATTGTGCTGGCCTATGCGGGTGTAAAGAGGATGGGTCTTGAGGGCAGAATAACTCAGATTTTGGGAGACTTTATACCAGCAGTGGGGCAAGGCTCTCTTGCCATAGAGATAAGGGAAGGGGATGAAAGGGTAAGGTCCGCTATAGACTTCCTTGACCACAGGGAAAGCAGGCTAAGGGCAGAGTGCGAAAGGGCCTTTTTGAGGGAGTTGCACGGTGGCTGTCAGGTTCCCATAGGGGCCTACGCTTGGGTAGAAGGAAACACATTAAAGCTAAAGGCCTTCATCTCAGACCTTAAGGGAGAGAGATTCATAGAGGGCTATGAAGAAGGAAGGCCAGAAGAGGCACAAGAGATAGGAAAAAGGCTGGCCAAAAGGCTATTGGAAAGTGGTGGAGAGGAGATATTGAGGGATATATATCAAACCTGA
- the aspS gene encoding aspartate--tRNA ligase, with translation MLKRTKYCGHISEEDLNKEVILNGWVHRIRNHGGVIFIDLRDREGIVQCVVEEKDNPKVYDLADSLKSEYVVAIRGKVRRRPPGTENQKLKTGYYEVVIEELEILNTSEVPPFPIDEETPISEETKLRYRYLDLRRESMKENLLFRHRAYQVARKVFVEEGFVEIETPFLTKSTPEGARDFLVPSRLHPGKFYALPQSPQLFKQILMVAGFDRYFQIVKCLRDEDLRADRQPEFTQIDFEMSFVDEEDVMAFSERLIATLFKELLGIELKRPFDRMPYREAMERYGSDKPDRRFGLELIDLTDIFSNTEFKVFRQAIDNGGVVKAINFKGSNLSRKEIDELTQFVQSLGAKGLAWIKVEEDKLNSPIVKFFSQEETQKLLERVQAEVGDVIFFSADKREMVYKVLGSLRLHIGKKYNLINTENFDVFWVVDFPLMEWDEEEKRFVSLHHPFTSPREEDIPLLKKALEVEDLEEKKKLVHSVRARAYDLVINGYEVGGGSIRIHRREVQELVFRLLQISDMEAREKFGFLLDALKYGAPPHGGLAFGFDRLLAIMRGLDSIRDVIAFPKTQKGICPLTGAPDYVDPKQLKELHVKVVE, from the coding sequence ATGCTTAAGCGCACAAAGTACTGCGGACACATCTCGGAAGAGGACTTAAACAAAGAGGTTATTTTAAACGGATGGGTGCATAGGATAAGGAACCATGGTGGTGTTATATTCATTGACCTAAGAGACAGAGAGGGCATAGTACAGTGCGTGGTAGAGGAGAAGGACAATCCAAAGGTCTATGACCTTGCAGACTCTTTAAAGTCCGAGTATGTGGTGGCCATAAGGGGCAAGGTAAGGAGAAGACCACCTGGCACAGAAAACCAAAAGCTAAAAACGGGCTACTATGAAGTTGTTATAGAGGAGCTTGAGATTTTAAACACCTCCGAAGTGCCACCCTTCCCCATAGATGAAGAAACACCTATCTCAGAAGAGACCAAGCTTCGCTACCGCTACCTTGACCTAAGAAGGGAAAGCATGAAAGAAAACCTTCTCTTCCGCCACAGGGCCTATCAGGTTGCAAGAAAGGTCTTTGTGGAAGAGGGCTTTGTGGAGATAGAAACTCCCTTCCTTACCAAATCCACGCCGGAGGGTGCGAGGGACTTTTTGGTTCCTTCAAGGCTTCATCCGGGCAAGTTCTACGCCCTTCCCCAATCTCCCCAGCTTTTCAAACAGATCCTTATGGTGGCTGGCTTTGACAGGTACTTTCAAATAGTGAAATGCTTAAGGGATGAGGACCTAAGAGCAGACCGCCAGCCCGAGTTTACCCAAATAGACTTTGAGATGTCCTTTGTGGATGAAGAGGATGTGATGGCCTTCAGTGAAAGGCTAATAGCTACACTGTTTAAGGAGCTTTTAGGCATAGAGCTAAAAAGACCCTTTGATAGGATGCCTTACAGGGAGGCTATGGAGAGGTATGGGTCGGACAAGCCAGACAGGCGCTTTGGCTTGGAGCTTATAGACCTAACGGATATCTTTTCAAACACAGAGTTTAAAGTCTTTCGCCAAGCTATAGATAATGGTGGTGTGGTAAAGGCCATAAACTTTAAAGGTTCAAACCTTTCAAGGAAAGAGATTGATGAGCTTACCCAGTTTGTTCAAAGCCTTGGCGCCAAAGGCCTTGCATGGATAAAGGTGGAAGAAGACAAGCTAAACTCACCCATAGTAAAGTTCTTCTCCCAAGAGGAGACCCAAAAGCTTCTTGAAAGGGTTCAGGCTGAAGTGGGCGATGTTATCTTCTTCTCCGCAGACAAAAGGGAGATGGTCTATAAGGTCCTCGGAAGCCTAAGGCTACACATAGGCAAAAAATACAACCTTATAAACACAGAAAACTTTGATGTCTTTTGGGTGGTAGACTTCCCCCTTATGGAGTGGGATGAGGAAGAAAAGAGGTTTGTATCTTTGCACCACCCCTTTACCTCACCAAGGGAGGAGGACATTCCCCTTTTGAAAAAAGCCTTGGAAGTGGAAGACTTGGAAGAGAAGAAAAAACTTGTTCATTCGGTAAGAGCAAGGGCCTATGACCTTGTGATAAACGGCTATGAGGTGGGTGGTGGGTCCATAAGAATACACAGAAGGGAGGTTCAGGAGCTTGTCTTTAGGCTTCTTCAAATATCGGATATGGAGGCGAGGGAGAAGTTTGGCTTTCTTCTTGACGCTTTAAAGTATGGCGCACCACCTCACGGAGGCCTTGCCTTTGGCTTTGATAGGCTCTTGGCTATTATGAGAGGCCTTGATTCCATAAGGGATGTGATAGCCTTTCCAAAGACTCAAAAGGGCATATGTCCTTTGACGGGCGCGCCAGACTATGTGGACCCAAAGCAGTTAAAAGAGCTTCATGTAAAGGTGGTGGAGTGA